Proteins from a single region of Drosophila biarmipes strain raj3 chromosome 3R, RU_DBia_V1.1, whole genome shotgun sequence:
- the LOC108025180 gene encoding uncharacterized protein LOC108025180 encodes MKVCWNFLAAAVVLATVCSGLRPPRSYYRRSYFSSVSPSSGHGSGSLPGPVRLGPAGYLRADLQTNESKLRPLSKKYPKKTHYRPYGSQEEEDYSGERYNSAEYSGESSVQDSREYTIGTQIRVQHPITVPKKSTSVYQKQPKYVTAIPYKASGYGSDIQKATGYGSDVHIGSGEDVGPPPKRSKWTPVQYDAEADPFHLVPPPKATVASSSNSYSVYEPEHDDYEVVPVPVPRQKTHDRYKNVASKKQIEAYLEDQQKLLDEAIKVQLLNNPKLQKFLKAQAQEQERESRPDLEIEDFEAYPPNFSGPGHLRSKYIEHPPPPPPKGSRSRRRPPSGDLNRPPKTVIKPKRKYRSTALVINV; translated from the exons ATGAAGGTGTGCTGGAAT TTCTTGGCTGCTGCGGTGGTGCTGGCGACGGTCTGCTCTGGACTGAGACCGCCTAGGTCCTATTACCGGAGGAGCTACTTCAGTTCGGTGTCCCCGTCATCGGGCCACGGGTCGGGCTCCCTGCCAGGACCCGTGAGACTGGGGCCTGCTGGCTACCTGCGGGCCGATCTGCAGACAAACGAGAGCAAGCTCCGCCCCCTGAGCAAGAAGTATCCCAAGAAGACCCACTACAGGCCTTATGGATCG CAGGAGGAAGAGGACTATTCCGGCGAGCGCTACAACTCCGCCGAATATTCCGGGGAGTCCTCCGTGCAGGACAGCCGCGAGTACACCATCGGCACCCAGATCCGTGTCCAGCATCCGATAACTGTGCCCAAGAAGAGTACCTCCGTATACCAGAAGCAGCCGAAATACGTGACTGCCATCCCCTACAAGGCCTCTGGCTATGGCTCCGATATCCAAAAGGCCACTGGCTATGGATCCGATGTTCATATTGGCTCTGGGGAGGATGTGGGGCCTCCCCCAAAGAGATCAAAGTGGACTCCAGTGCAGTACGATGCGGAGGCTGATCCCTTCCATCTAGTGCCGCCACCAAAAGCCACCGTCGCCTCCAGCAGCAATTCGTACAGTGTCTATGAGCCCGAACACGACGACTATGAGGTGGTTCCGGTTCCAGTGCCTCGGCAGAAGACCCACGATCGCTACAAGAATGTGGCCTCCAAGAAGCAGATAGAGGCGTATCTGGAGGACCAGCAGAAACTGCTCGACGAGGCCATCAAGGTCCAGCTGCTGAACAATCCCAAGCTGCAGAAGTTCCTCAAGGCCCAGGCGCAGGAACAGGAGCGGGAATCGCGGCCGGATCTCGAGATCGAGGACTTCGAGGCCTATCCGCCGAACTTCTCCGGCCCAGGGCACCTGCGCAGCAAGTACATCGAGCACCCGCCCCCACCTCCGCCCAAGGGATCCCGATCTCGGCGGCGTCCTCCAAGCGGAGATCTCAACAGACCACCCAAGACCGTCATCAAGCCCAAGCGGAAGTACCGATCCACAGCACTGGTCATCAATGTATAA
- the LOC108025069 gene encoding uncharacterized protein LOC108025069 yields MLNGKFYTGLPPKMVERQGVKVCNRQESHFFWPDDSRADSAVENRVKRRNSQQLERPTQRITSTQDSPTEVDTRRMFHKEFASSSIQFYDNLQSNTGSKAPLGRGLRREITPKLTEVRPQELVNKSEDTSDRRQQAYSSKIQFYDYVNEADNVTQNNARRKNGFQMDFNDKREVELNSKNSPKLQVKRDVRSLSVELEPKVTKKPLNDSPEWRRPRPLPQPLPKRILKPSPHQDQDAYDYVEKRVRRLQLTWSPGLPKKHVTYNEEAAEYAYYDDREDCVDRGDREEPTYESRPRQQPNMPTGSRQQHRSYMETSRTKPLNNNNNYQGSPSRKILPKLPESQARGGPIDLAEDDPPLPSDPRKHLRSSLCFSGDALMVGGAPPTDKSTAQARRSSAGQRISVGLPD; encoded by the coding sequence ATGCTGAATGGAAAATTCTACACGGGCCTGCCGCCCAAAATGGTGGAGCGTCAGGGGGTGAAGGTGTGCAACCGCCAGGAGTCCCACTTCTTCTGGCCAGACGATTCCCGGGCGGACTCGGCGGTAGAGAATCGAGTGAAGAGGAGGAACAGCCAGCAGTTGGAGAGGCCTACGCAGAGGATTACATCGACTCAGGACTCCCCAACTGAAGTGGACACAAGGCGCATGTTTCACAAGGAGTTTGCCAGCTCATCCATACAGTTCTACGACAATCTGCAGTCCAATACGGGCAGTAAAGCCCCCTTAGGCAGGGGACTGCGCAGGGAAATAACCCCCAAGCTCACTGAGGTGAGGCCCCAGGAACTGGTCAATAAATCCGAGGATACTTCCGATCGCCGCCAGCAGGCTTACAGCTCCAAAATCCAGTTCTACGACTACGTAAACGAGGCTGATAATGTCACACAAAATAACGCCCGAAGAAAAAATGGATTTCAAATGGACTTCAATGACAAACGTGAAGTGGAGCTCAATTCCAAGAACAGCCCCAAGCTGCAGGTGAAAAGAGATGTGCGCAGTTTGAGTGTCGAGCTGGAGCCCAAGGTCACAAAGAAGCCGCTGAACGACAGTCCCGAGTGGCGGCGACCCCGTCCACTGCCACAGCCACTGCCCAAGAGGATACTCAAGCCAAGTCCCCACCAGGATCAGGATGCCTACGATTACGTGGAGAAGCGCGTGCGGAGATTGCAGTTGACCTGGAGTCCTGGCTTGCCCAAGAAGCATGTGACCTACAACGAGGAGGCTGCGGAGTACGCCTACTACGATGACAGGGAGGACTGTGTGGATCGCGGGGATCGGGAAGAGCCCACATACGAGAGTCGACCCCGTCAGCAGCCAAATATGCCGACAGGAAGTCGTCAGCAGCATCGCTCATATATGGAAACCAGTCGGACCAAgccattaaataataataacaattatcaGGGCAGCCCGAGCAGGAAAATCTTGCCAAAATTGCCAGAGAGCCAGGCCAGAGGCGGGCCCATAGACTTGGCCGAAGACGACCCCCCTCTGCCCTCCGACCCCCGCAAGCACCTGCGCAGCAGCCTCTGCTTCAGCGGCGACGCGTTGATGGTGGGCGGTGCGCCGCCGACGGACAAGTCGACTGCGCAGGCGCGGCGCAGCTCCGCCGGCCAGAGAATCAGCGTGGGCCTGCCGGATTGA